A single Vulcanisaeta distributa DSM 14429 DNA region contains:
- a CDS encoding MBL fold metallo-hydrolase, translated as MLNVEVVVVGPLETNCYLVCDGNSCVIIDPGDEAESILNALGNRRALAVIATHLHFDHVGAVKELTEHLGIPFMVHSLDWELKEVFNELAAVWGFTKPELPEPVFISEGLELPLNLRVIHTPGHTPGSISIVGDDFVITGDTLFAGSVGRTDLPGGDMDKLRRSVCRLYRELPDNFIVYPGHGPSTTIGEEKINNLIIPMEVCSDEAGRTGYE; from the coding sequence ATGCTCAACGTTGAGGTAGTGGTTGTTGGGCCTCTCGAAACCAATTGTTACCTGGTATGTGATGGTAATTCCTGTGTAATCATTGATCCTGGAGATGAGGCCGAGAGCATACTAAATGCCTTAGGTAATAGGAGGGCCCTAGCCGTGATCGCGACACACCTACACTTTGATCATGTGGGTGCAGTTAAGGAATTGACCGAGCACCTGGGCATTCCATTCATGGTGCATAGTCTGGATTGGGAATTGAAAGAAGTATTCAACGAATTAGCCGCAGTGTGGGGATTCACAAAACCCGAACTGCCGGAGCCCGTGTTTATCAGTGAGGGTTTAGAACTGCCGCTTAACCTAAGGGTAATCCACACGCCAGGGCACACGCCAGGTTCAATCTCGATAGTTGGGGATGACTTCGTAATTACGGGCGACACACTCTTCGCAGGTAGTGTCGGTAGGACGGACCTACCTGGGGGCGATATGGATAAACTCAGGAGGTCCGTGTGCAGGTTGTACAGGGAGCTACCCGACAACTTCATTGTTTACCCAGGCCATGGGCCATCAACCACGATCGGTGAGGAGAAGATTAACAATTTAATAATACCAATGGAGGTTTGCTCGGATGAGGCAGGGCGCACTGGTTATGAATAG
- a CDS encoding DMT family transporter, with the protein MNNKLRGYLAMIGVLAAWGSSYSISKVAMYYMSPFVLTMYRFGVGGLVLLLIGRGLTINRKYVINALLNGALFVVFLNIAIKYSSNPALISVLVYTQPIFVLILSIVLYGERPTALQVIGIILAFSGLLIAVGVYSFDIGDAIAILGGFVWALGTHYYRRNLVNEDLIRLNASMAVISALIAAPTLIISPHMELTLNAVAWGIIVALVAQVMGFLLWFLGVKDLGPVTASSMSILVPASAYLFALLILDKVPTEMEIIGSAITLAGVLISQLRA; encoded by the coding sequence ATGAATAATAAATTACGTGGTTACCTGGCAATGATTGGTGTCCTAGCTGCCTGGGGTTCGTCATACTCCATATCTAAGGTGGCCATGTATTACATGTCGCCCTTTGTACTCACGATGTATAGATTCGGCGTTGGTGGATTAGTTCTACTCCTAATTGGTAGGGGATTAACGATAAATCGTAAGTATGTAATCAACGCATTACTAAATGGAGCCCTATTCGTGGTTTTCCTGAACATCGCCATTAAGTACAGCTCAAACCCAGCATTAATCTCGGTGCTAGTCTACACACAGCCAATATTCGTACTCATACTCTCAATTGTATTGTATGGCGAGAGACCAACGGCTCTACAGGTCATCGGCATTATACTGGCGTTTAGTGGCTTATTGATAGCCGTTGGTGTTTATAGTTTCGACATCGGCGATGCCATTGCAATACTTGGTGGCTTTGTATGGGCATTGGGCACTCATTATTACAGGAGAAACCTAGTTAATGAGGACCTCATTAGATTAAATGCCTCAATGGCGGTCATATCAGCATTAATAGCGGCACCAACACTCATTATCAGCCCACACATGGAATTAACACTAAATGCCGTTGCGTGGGGCATAATTGTTGCGTTGGTGGCTCAGGTAATGGGCTTTCTACTTTGGTTCCTTGGTGTTAAGGACCTTGGCCCCGTGACGGCAAGTTCGATGTCGATACTCGTACCTGCATCCGCATACTTATTTGCCCTATTAATACTTGATAAGGTACCCACGGAAATGGAGATAATAGGCTCGGCAATAACACTCGCTGGCGTTCTAATATCGCAGTTAAGGGCCTAA
- a CDS encoding TenA family protein, producing the protein MVSTHEILRNLVSDLWNKYTRHEFVERLRDGSLPMDVFRYYLIQDTKYVKEMQKAVIKAASKAPLNEAIDVLTAVFSNVERGAEVHERLFRDLSITEDEVNNTGFNLVNYAYTRHLYYYASLGWPQFLAAWAPCMWGYHEIGRYVVGTRNELFNVWAGFYASNEYWSRVEAILRALDKYEVTPDMERAFRDSVNFEIMFWEASLRRDPTVLY; encoded by the coding sequence ATGGTTAGTACTCATGAGATACTCAGGAACTTAGTGAGCGATCTATGGAATAAGTACACTAGGCATGAGTTCGTTGAGAGGCTCAGGGATGGCTCATTACCGATGGACGTATTCAGGTATTACTTAATCCAGGACACGAAGTACGTGAAGGAGATGCAGAAGGCCGTGATTAAGGCGGCGAGTAAGGCACCACTTAATGAGGCCATTGACGTATTAACGGCCGTGTTCAGCAATGTCGAGAGGGGTGCGGAGGTTCATGAGAGGTTATTTCGTGATTTATCGATAACGGAGGATGAGGTTAATAATACGGGGTTTAACCTAGTCAACTACGCATACACCAGGCACCTGTATTACTATGCATCGTTGGGTTGGCCTCAGTTCCTTGCCGCCTGGGCACCATGCATGTGGGGTTACCACGAGATTGGTAGGTACGTAGTTGGTACGAGGAATGAATTATTTAATGTGTGGGCTGGATTCTACGCGTCAAATGAATACTGGTCTAGGGTTGAGGCCATATTAAGGGCGCTGGATAAGTATGAGGTAACGCCGGACATGGAGAGGGCGTTTAGGGATAGTGTTAATTTCGAGATAATGTTTTGGGAAGCATCGCTTAGAAGGGACCCAACAGTACTTTACTGA
- a CDS encoding aldehyde dehydrogenase family protein — translation MVEKILNYINGEFTPPSAGEFRVKRSPIDDSPLAEVPVSGRDDAKAAIDAAYDALRSWSRLTAIKRAEYLYRIHEEFVKMEDEFIRVLIEEGGGIYKKAWGEVVFTERLILNAAEMARHIEGKTLNSDSEATVSMVFKKPKGVVGVITPWNYPLSISMKKIAHALASGNTVVYKPASDTPITGYLIAQLAHKAGLPKGVLNVVFGPGGVVGDEIVVNKKATHITFTGESATGKEIASKAGGALKTVTLELGGSDPLIILDDADPDYAARLAVFAAFFHQGQICTSAKRIIVHRGIADKFIQRFVEYTKMLRIGDPRVDKNVDQGPLINRNQVETMRGFLKDALDKGAKVLTGGEVNGNYFTPTILINVDLNMRVMKEEVFGPIRPVVVVDNDEEAIEIANSTDYGLSGAVITRDINRAMYIAENVESGMFHINDVTFLEESHVPFGGIKASGFGREGGEYSFHENTYDRWLTITLRTRRFPIPSALKG, via the coding sequence ATGGTTGAGAAGATTTTGAATTACATAAATGGTGAATTCACGCCTCCTTCCGCTGGGGAGTTTAGGGTTAAGAGAAGCCCTATTGATGATTCACCACTGGCTGAGGTTCCCGTCAGCGGTAGAGATGATGCTAAGGCAGCCATCGACGCCGCCTATGATGCTTTGAGGAGCTGGTCAAGGTTAACGGCAATTAAGAGGGCTGAATACCTCTACAGGATTCATGAGGAGTTCGTTAAAATGGAGGACGAGTTCATTAGGGTGTTGATTGAGGAGGGTGGGGGTATTTATAAGAAGGCTTGGGGTGAGGTTGTATTTACTGAAAGGTTGATCTTAAACGCCGCTGAAATGGCTAGGCACATCGAGGGTAAGACCCTAAACTCTGATAGCGAGGCCACGGTGTCCATGGTATTTAAGAAACCAAAGGGTGTTGTTGGTGTAATAACCCCGTGGAATTACCCCCTATCCATATCCATGAAGAAGATTGCCCATGCCCTGGCCTCGGGGAACACGGTTGTCTACAAACCCGCCAGCGACACGCCCATAACAGGTTACTTAATAGCTCAACTTGCGCATAAGGCTGGTTTACCCAAGGGTGTTCTTAACGTGGTCTTTGGGCCCGGTGGTGTTGTTGGTGATGAGATTGTCGTAAATAAGAAGGCCACGCACATAACCTTCACAGGCGAGTCGGCCACTGGCAAGGAGATCGCGTCAAAGGCAGGTGGCGCTCTAAAGACTGTTACCCTCGAACTCGGTGGTAGTGACCCATTAATAATATTGGACGACGCCGATCCTGACTACGCTGCTAGGCTGGCTGTATTTGCTGCGTTCTTCCATCAGGGTCAGATATGTACATCGGCTAAGAGGATAATCGTGCATAGGGGGATAGCCGATAAGTTCATACAGAGGTTTGTTGAGTATACGAAGATGCTTAGGATAGGTGACCCGAGGGTTGATAAGAACGTTGACCAGGGCCCATTGATTAATAGAAACCAGGTTGAGACAATGCGGGGCTTTCTAAAAGATGCACTTGATAAGGGGGCTAAGGTATTAACTGGTGGTGAGGTTAATGGAAACTACTTCACACCAACGATATTAATAAACGTGGACCTGAACATGAGGGTTATGAAGGAGGAGGTTTTCGGCCCCATCAGGCCGGTGGTGGTTGTGGATAATGATGAGGAGGCAATTGAGATTGCTAATAGTACAGACTACGGCTTAAGCGGTGCGGTCATAACTAGGGATATTAACAGGGCCATGTACATTGCCGAAAACGTGGAGTCCGGAATGTTCCACATAAATGATGTGACCTTCCTCGAGGAGAGCCATGTACCTTTTGGTGGAATCAAGGCATCAGGCTTCGGTAGGGAGGGCGGTGAGTATTCATTCCACGAAAACACATACGATAGGTGGCTCACGATAACCCTAAGGACCAGGAGATTCCCAATACCATCAGCTTTAAAGGGTTAG
- a CDS encoding queuosine precursor transporter yields the protein MILNNLVSLPELYSYALITYIAVAGVLWLLHRFGRDDLLLPVAAMNYMLLLTISQYTASKIGAFVGPMVIPMGVFTYSASVAMLDFLTLRYGRRVGYWVVRIAAYLQALVFIINWLVIAYPPAPFWQGLQGAFASIMGTSARIAIASITAFLISETYDVFLVSRLRGGVLRRVGYSDPVAMTIDTLVFIPTAFYGIVPNIWLLMASQLTVKLSLVPMTMLAVWINRRALQYGLATQPTPAGR from the coding sequence ATGATATTGAATAACCTGGTAAGCCTGCCTGAACTCTACAGCTACGCCTTAATAACGTACATAGCCGTTGCAGGCGTGTTGTGGCTATTGCATAGGTTTGGTAGGGATGATCTATTGCTCCCTGTGGCTGCCATGAACTACATGCTCCTCCTCACGATTAGTCAATACACGGCATCGAAGATTGGCGCGTTCGTGGGTCCTATGGTAATACCCATGGGTGTATTCACGTATAGCGCCAGCGTTGCAATGCTCGACTTCCTAACGCTTAGGTATGGTAGGAGGGTTGGTTATTGGGTTGTTAGGATTGCCGCCTACTTACAGGCACTCGTGTTCATCATAAACTGGCTGGTCATTGCATACCCACCCGCACCCTTCTGGCAGGGGTTACAGGGCGCCTTCGCGAGTATCATGGGTACATCGGCGAGGATTGCCATTGCCTCAATAACGGCGTTCCTAATCTCCGAGACCTACGACGTATTCCTCGTGAGTAGGTTAAGGGGTGGCGTACTTAGGAGGGTTGGTTACTCAGACCCGGTGGCAATGACCATAGACACCCTGGTCTTCATACCAACCGCCTTCTACGGCATCGTACCAAACATCTGGCTACTGATGGCTTCACAATTAACGGTCAAACTAAGCCTAGTGCCAATGACCATGCTCGCCGTGTGGATAAACAGGAGAGCACTGCAGTACGGACTAGCCACACAGCCAACCCCAGCGGGCAGGTAA
- a CDS encoding nucleotidyltransferase family protein has product MLDKSVIDRLRMFPWSNYSIYYAVLFGSIVRRGFGEDVDIAVEFVGGLDLGRHSRLLFDLFDYLGTDKVDLVPISDSADCYLVHEVFSDGVILYMASDDAWLRMHRRASICEDFLIDARKLDLVANAGKALVMRWRS; this is encoded by the coding sequence ATGCTTGATAAATCAGTGATTGATAGGTTGAGGATGTTTCCATGGAGTAACTACAGCATTTACTACGCGGTTCTCTTTGGTTCCATAGTTAGGAGGGGTTTTGGTGAGGATGTTGATATCGCGGTGGAGTTCGTGGGAGGCCTTGACTTGGGTAGGCACTCACGGCTACTCTTTGACCTGTTTGATTACCTGGGTACGGACAAGGTGGATCTAGTGCCCATTAGCGACAGTGCTGATTGTTACCTGGTTCATGAGGTTTTTAGTGATGGTGTAATACTATACATGGCCAGTGATGATGCATGGCTGAGGATGCATAGGAGGGCTTCGATTTGTGAGGACTTCCTTATTGACGCCAGGAAGTTGGACCTGGTGGCTAATGCGGGTAAGGCCCTGGTGATGAGATGGCGATCCTAA
- a CDS encoding creatininase family protein, translating into MRWWELTWPEFEKVDKTVALLPTGIVEAHGPHLPLGTDALMATYIAEEAAKRTNVLLLPTVWYGNTYVLDKFPGTISISNETLYMLYRDIFREVARNGIRYLIVINGHGGNADALNMAAKDVAKETNLVIIIINWWIDLAKEARKKVLETPEGHAAEDETSEVWAAYPDLVKWVPRDGSADEWVEARFRVYGKEVYAMEYTKAVQGYPSRASQEKGKAILEAAVNEVVQLINDLRNGKLPITKVR; encoded by the coding sequence ATGCGTTGGTGGGAGCTTACCTGGCCTGAGTTTGAAAAGGTCGATAAGACAGTGGCCCTACTACCGACGGGGATTGTCGAGGCCCACGGACCACACCTACCACTGGGTACGGATGCGTTAATGGCCACCTACATAGCCGAGGAGGCCGCAAAGAGGACCAACGTACTCCTACTGCCCACTGTTTGGTATGGGAATACGTACGTGCTCGACAAGTTCCCCGGCACCATATCCATAAGCAATGAGACACTATACATGCTCTACAGGGACATATTCAGGGAAGTGGCTAGGAACGGCATTAGGTACCTAATCGTCATTAACGGGCATGGAGGCAACGCGGACGCCCTAAACATGGCGGCAAAGGACGTGGCAAAGGAGACTAACCTAGTCATAATAATCATAAACTGGTGGATAGACCTAGCAAAGGAAGCCAGGAAGAAGGTTCTAGAAACGCCGGAGGGCCATGCGGCTGAGGACGAGACAAGCGAGGTCTGGGCAGCATACCCAGACCTGGTTAAGTGGGTTCCAAGGGATGGCTCGGCCGATGAGTGGGTTGAGGCGAGGTTTAGGGTGTATGGGAAGGAGGTCTACGCGATGGAGTATACGAAGGCCGTGCAGGGATACCCATCGAGGGCAAGCCAGGAGAAGGGCAAGGCAATACTGGAGGCCGCGGTAAATGAGGTCGTTCAATTAATAAATGACTTAAGAAACGGGAAACTACCGATAACAAAGGTTAGGTAA
- the mntA gene encoding type VII toxin-antitoxin system MntA family adenylyltransferase antitoxin, whose amino-acid sequence MIWRGSVIINDRLAMARSYVNILRSIRDRVRAVNDLRGDLMLKGAVERYLHLAVESLINAGMRLCSILNLNKPERYRDIARILMNANILSDETGRLFELWIGFRNVLVHGYAVIDPERLIEALNEVDELDRVINEISNFIRDKSIDPADSQSINSSGELTNLINKARQVLERLDFVVFAYVFGSRAIGRAHPGSDIDIAIFTNRELSWKEFVSVMITLEDVLGLKVDLVHLNKAPLLLTYEAVSRGVLILDRDPERRINFEVKMIKEFLDLKPRLARYYSTLLTRG is encoded by the coding sequence ATGATTTGGCGTGGTAGTGTGATAATTAATGATAGATTAGCAATGGCTAGGAGTTATGTGAATATTCTGAGGTCGATCAGGGACAGAGTGAGAGCTGTCAATGATTTAAGAGGGGATTTAATGCTTAAGGGCGCTGTTGAGCGTTACCTGCACCTGGCCGTTGAGTCCCTCATTAATGCTGGTATGAGGCTGTGCTCAATTCTTAATCTTAATAAACCCGAGAGATATAGGGATATTGCAAGAATATTGATGAACGCTAACATCCTTAGTGATGAAACTGGTAGGCTGTTTGAATTGTGGATTGGCTTTAGGAATGTGCTTGTCCATGGTTATGCTGTGATAGATCCCGAGAGACTGATTGAGGCTTTAAATGAGGTTGATGAATTAGATAGGGTAATTAACGAGATTAGTAATTTTATTAGGGATAAGTCGATAGATCCTGCAGATAGTCAGTCCATTAATAGTAGTGGGGAATTGACGAATTTAATTAATAAGGCAAGGCAGGTATTGGAGAGGTTGGACTTCGTGGTATTCGCATATGTATTTGGATCAAGAGCAATTGGTAGGGCACACCCAGGAAGTGATATCGATATTGCCATATTCACGAATAGGGAGTTGAGCTGGAAGGAGTTCGTGAGCGTTATGATTACCTTAGAGGATGTGCTTGGGCTTAAGGTCGACCTCGTTCACCTTAATAAGGCACCGTTATTACTGACATACGAGGCTGTGAGCAGGGGTGTCCTAATCCTAGATAGGGACCCTGAAAGGAGGATTAACTTTGAGGTTAAGATGATTAAGGAGTTCCTGGACCTTAAGCCGAGGCTCGCCCGGTACTATAGCACATTACTTACTCGTGGTTAA
- a CDS encoding purine-nucleoside phosphorylase translates to MPIHLRVNPGDIAKRVIIVGDPERAKQLSELLVDARLVNDNRGLITYTGKYNNVDITVATHGIGAPSAAIVIEELISMGARFIIRLGTTGALRREIGLGDVIVPTGSAYNYGGIYTQYLGGFVVYPAVPDYHLMSELIRSLETAGLKPWVGPVYSSDAFYAEEDLVNVLGSRGFLGVEMETAILFLLGLIRNVKAAAVLIVSNNLTEGRAGRFLTASELRDVVLKVGKAVLNALALVGK, encoded by the coding sequence ATGCCAATACACCTAAGGGTTAACCCTGGGGACATAGCGAAGAGGGTCATAATAGTCGGCGATCCTGAGAGGGCTAAGCAATTAAGTGAGTTGCTCGTTGATGCGAGGCTCGTTAATGATAATAGGGGTTTAATAACGTACACAGGTAAGTACAATAACGTTGACATTACCGTGGCAACCCACGGGATTGGGGCACCCTCAGCCGCCATCGTAATTGAGGAGTTGATAAGCATGGGCGCCAGGTTCATAATTAGGCTTGGGACCACGGGAGCCCTGAGGAGGGAGATAGGGCTTGGCGATGTGATTGTGCCCACGGGATCCGCATATAACTACGGGGGCATATACACGCAGTACCTAGGTGGCTTCGTGGTTTACCCAGCAGTGCCGGATTACCACTTAATGAGCGAGTTAATAAGAAGCCTCGAAACCGCTGGGTTGAAGCCCTGGGTTGGCCCGGTTTATAGCAGTGACGCTTTTTACGCGGAGGAGGACCTAGTCAATGTACTTGGTTCGAGGGGCTTCCTGGGCGTTGAAATGGAGACCGCAATACTATTCCTACTGGGCCTTATAAGGAACGTGAAGGCGGCGGCCGTGCTTATAGTTAGTAATAACCTGACCGAGGGCAGGGCTGGAAGGTTCTTAACAGCCAGTGAGTTGAGGGATGTTGTGTTGAAGGTTGGTAAGGCTGTATTAAATGCCCTGGCATTGGTGGGTAAGTGA
- a CDS encoding DUF711 family protein — MIIRAVTLFYPVENGRVNADELRQELVKLRNVIDGVGKRRGIEIRTWRVTLPFTDPSWDFEELSTMINKVGAELGYIHASLNIAMGSRFELDRLVNAFIRSGSYLSIWVGNFKELDEYNTELFTNVLKRLTELNQWVLSRRIAALIGDAILTPYYPDSINLNNYHGVALSILYPSELGNERDLRNDLTRVFRIAEDVGKEIANELGVDYLGIDSSLSPWGEESVVDAIERIYGVRFGEPGTLGAIYKLNKAIWEVSGQFRVTGFNEVMLPLAEDERLKVRVREGLITFSKLVKYVMACVAGVDMVPIPSNQIPLIKELINDLHTIVSIKRRSIGLRLIPYPGSEAEVDLGDFGKTPVLDMVR; from the coding sequence ATGATTATCCGCGCGGTGACTCTATTTTACCCGGTGGAGAATGGCAGGGTAAATGCTGATGAACTCAGGCAGGAATTGGTGAAATTGCGTAATGTTATAGATGGTGTTGGTAAGAGAAGGGGAATTGAAATAAGGACCTGGAGGGTCACACTACCCTTCACAGACCCGTCCTGGGACTTTGAGGAATTATCAACAATGATAAATAAGGTCGGTGCTGAACTTGGGTACATACATGCATCACTTAACATAGCCATGGGGTCAAGGTTTGAGTTGGATAGGTTAGTTAATGCCTTCATTAGGTCCGGGAGCTACCTGAGCATTTGGGTTGGTAATTTTAAGGAGCTAGATGAATATAATACTGAGTTATTCACGAACGTGCTTAAGAGACTCACGGAACTTAATCAATGGGTATTATCAAGAAGGATCGCAGCATTGATTGGTGATGCAATACTCACGCCCTACTACCCTGACTCAATAAACCTTAACAACTACCATGGAGTGGCCCTATCGATACTCTACCCAAGTGAGTTAGGTAATGAGCGTGATCTACGTAATGACTTGACCAGGGTGTTCAGGATCGCTGAGGATGTTGGTAAGGAGATAGCCAATGAATTAGGTGTTGATTACCTGGGCATTGATTCATCACTATCACCCTGGGGTGAGGAGTCCGTTGTTGACGCGATTGAGAGGATTTACGGAGTTAGGTTCGGCGAACCCGGTACGCTGGGTGCCATTTATAAATTGAATAAGGCCATTTGGGAGGTATCCGGGCAATTTAGGGTGACGGGGTTTAACGAGGTGATGCTACCGCTGGCTGAGGATGAGAGGTTGAAGGTTAGGGTTAGGGAGGGCTTAATCACATTCTCTAAGCTCGTTAAATACGTGATGGCGTGTGTCGCGGGTGTGGATATGGTGCCAATACCAAGCAATCAAATACCGCTAATCAAGGAATTAATCAATGACCTACATACAATAGTCAGCATTAAGCGTAGATCAATCGGGCTTAGGTTAATTCCATACCCAGGCAGTGAGGCTGAGGTTGATCTTGGGGACTTCGGCAAGACACCGGTGCTGGACATGGTGAGGTGA
- a CDS encoding iron-sulfur cluster loop: MARIPATLNLDRIIEVAKALASLDLRRSDAFDSRFYPPRDADIEATYNYFLAMVAIDHRTNIGDRQFTRRVGDEIFTGSDLLWRLGMEMFNKDSSFFSPANLRRLDPAVVRDWLVGDYGPVWDYGVRAYLLRDVGSYVFRNYGTTIRFFHVSGVEELIDRLSGMAAYEDPVRKKAYLLIKFLVLRGLLKVKQQEIKLPIDNHLTRIAYRLGIVKLEDWVLELMRRDVHFSRELDVELRLAVRDAWDAVIRIGKLDPIALDDFLWRFGRTICVRDKPQCDKCPLKGVCSAYARGSFINEHNHYLTYYY; the protein is encoded by the coding sequence ATGGCTAGGATACCCGCAACACTGAATTTGGATAGGATTATCGAAGTAGCCAAGGCACTGGCATCACTTGACTTACGTAGGTCCGATGCCTTTGATTCAAGGTTCTACCCACCAAGGGATGCGGATATCGAGGCCACGTACAATTACTTCCTGGCCATGGTGGCGATTGATCATAGGACGAATATTGGGGATCGACAATTCACCAGGCGTGTTGGTGATGAGATTTTCACGGGCTCTGACCTACTTTGGAGGTTGGGCATGGAGATGTTTAATAAGGATAGTTCCTTCTTCAGCCCAGCTAATTTAAGGAGGCTTGATCCTGCGGTGGTTAGGGATTGGCTTGTTGGTGATTACGGACCTGTCTGGGATTATGGGGTCAGGGCTTACCTGCTCAGGGATGTGGGTTCGTATGTGTTTAGGAATTATGGGACAACGATTAGGTTCTTTCATGTTTCGGGTGTTGAGGAACTAATTGATAGGCTATCCGGCATGGCGGCTTATGAGGATCCCGTAAGGAAGAAGGCATACCTATTGATTAAGTTCTTGGTGCTACGTGGGTTACTGAAGGTTAAGCAGCAGGAAATTAAGCTGCCAATTGATAATCACCTCACGAGGATCGCCTATAGGCTTGGTATTGTTAAGCTTGAGGACTGGGTTCTCGAGTTGATGAGGCGTGATGTTCACTTTAGTAGGGAGCTTGACGTCGAGCTTAGGTTGGCAGTCCGTGATGCCTGGGATGCGGTGATTAGGATTGGTAAGTTAGACCCAATAGCATTGGATGACTTCCTATGGAGGTTCGGAAGGACCATATGCGTTAGGGACAAGCCGCAGTGTGATAAATGCCCATTGAAGGGTGTTTGCAGTGCCTATGCAAGGGGTTCGTTTATTAACGAGCATAATCACTACCTAACGTATTATTACTAA
- a CDS encoding tRNA(His) guanylyltransferase Thg1 family protein yields MGSVDVLSLLVSANPVELERDFDSRVITSIVKPPIVVRLDGAGFGKALRDFTWPRDERVHRALLRAAMELMRTFSGEYALVISDEINVFLLSYMPFNGREYKLVSSMAGLASAIVSNALNRVLYFDARVIPLNDSCHDVARYMLYRVRVGFNNYHVEIAQRSRAVPPESTPHIVDVIKALGGPRLTWESLGTCLVRARVELEGVDKRSGERVRYVRRRIIERNPIDVINELNRCGSNVQ; encoded by the coding sequence ATGGGTAGTGTTGACGTGCTTAGTCTGCTAGTTAGTGCTAATCCCGTGGAGTTGGAGAGGGATTTTGATTCCAGGGTAATCACCAGCATCGTTAAGCCGCCGATAGTTGTTAGGCTTGATGGGGCTGGCTTTGGTAAGGCCCTTAGGGACTTCACCTGGCCTAGGGATGAGAGGGTTCATAGGGCGTTGCTCAGGGCAGCTATGGAGTTGATGAGGACCTTCTCGGGTGAGTACGCGCTTGTGATTAGTGATGAGATTAACGTATTCCTCCTTAGTTACATGCCATTTAATGGCCGTGAGTACAAGTTGGTAAGCTCAATGGCTGGGTTGGCGTCAGCTATCGTGAGTAATGCCCTTAATAGGGTCCTTTACTTCGACGCTAGGGTTATTCCGCTTAATGATTCCTGCCATGACGTTGCCAGGTACATGCTTTATAGGGTTAGGGTTGGCTTCAATAATTACCACGTGGAAATAGCCCAAAGAAGTAGGGCGGTCCCACCGGAGAGTACTCCGCACATAGTTGATGTAATTAAGGCTCTGGGCGGTCCAAGGCTCACCTGGGAGTCCCTGGGCACATGCCTAGTCAGGGCAAGGGTTGAGCTTGAGGGCGTTGATAAGAGGAGTGGTGAAAGGGTTAGGTATGTTAGGAGGAGGATCATTGAGAGGAATCCAATAGATGTAATTAACGAACTTAATAGGTGCGGTTCTAATGTTCAATAA
- a CDS encoding DUF86 domain-containing protein, with protein MAILNKLLSIIEDMTRRLDEFIDRGYDLSNWRDQLASIHVLQVQAQAFIDLCQRLLSNMGVTAEGYSGIARRLRDMGLVTSEEEALVKSLVGFKNVVVHGYASLDLNVVNEIPRSRSYRRVLELALALRDRARQYWDP; from the coding sequence ATGGCGATCCTAAATAAATTGCTAAGTATTATCGAGGATATGACTAGGAGACTCGATGAATTTATTGACCGTGGTTATGATCTAAGTAATTGGCGAGATCAACTGGCGTCAATACACGTACTGCAGGTTCAGGCGCAAGCCTTCATCGACTTATGCCAACGGTTATTATCTAATATGGGCGTTACTGCCGAGGGCTACTCAGGAATTGCCAGGAGGTTAAGAGATATGGGTTTGGTGACGAGTGAGGAGGAGGCCCTAGTCAAGTCGTTAGTGGGTTTCAAGAACGTGGTGGTTCACGGCTACGCCAGCCTAGACCTTAACGTGGTTAATGAAATACCTAGGTCGAGGAGTTATAGGAGGGTCCTCGAACTAGCCCTGGCGCTTAGGGATAGGGCTAGGCAGTACTGGGATCCTTAA